A window of Amphiprion ocellaris isolate individual 3 ecotype Okinawa chromosome 12, ASM2253959v1, whole genome shotgun sequence contains these coding sequences:
- the LOC111565455 gene encoding solute carrier family 22 member 2-like isoform X2 gives MVSFDDILEEVGTFGRCQKRIFALLCLLSLPFAGVYVGIVFQGFTPDHWCRDSAVVERRQACGWSLAESRRLTVPLVNSSGVLQPSTCEQFQVDWNTTDLTCDSKELNLSGVPLTTCKDGWEYDYEGRKSFVTEFDLVCSDGWFVDMYQSTLNLGFLVGSFAFGYFADRFGRKISFLVSNILNAVAGIILAVAPNYISVLVMRTILGLGVKGNWMTAYVLLTEIVGVEYRRTVGILFQMFFSVGVLILPLLAYFITDWRWLQVVITAPYIFFLVYYWFVPESPRWLLSQNRSAQAQEITEAMAKENKKKLSSDFETLISDEGDSTSASLLDLIRTPNMRKHTLILMFNWFTSAVVYQGLIMQVGIAGGNVYIDFFISGLVEFPAAFLILFTIERVGRRLPFAISNIVAGASCIIAAFIPENIHWLKMVVACIGRLGITMAFELLVFVNTELYPTFVRNLGVSVCSSLCDVGGIISPFMLYRLAAIWLELPLIIFGAVALIAGGLVLLLPETRGVPLPETIDDIEFPNQCSAGPPGP, from the exons ATGGTTAGCTTTGATGACATTCTGGAGGAGGTCGGGACTTTTGGCCGCTGCCAGAAGCGTATCTTCGCTCTGCTCTGCCTCTTGTCATTGCCTTTTGCAGGGGTATATGTTGGCATCGTGTTCCAGGGTTTCACCCCCGATCACTGGTGTCGGGACTCTgcggtggtggagaggaggcaggcaTGTGGATGGAGTCTGGCAGAGAGTCGCAGGCTGACGGTGCCTCTGGTCAACAGCTCTGGAGTCCTGCAGCCGAGCACCTGTGAGCAGTTCCAGGTGGACTGGAACACCACAGATCTCACCTGTGACTCCAAGGAGCTGAACCTGAGTGGAGTTCCACTTACAACATGCAAG GACGGTTGGGAGTATGACTATGAAGGCAGGAAATCCTTTGTTACAGAG TTCGACCTGGTGTGTTCAGATGGATGGTTTGTGGACATGTATCAGTCCACACTCAATTTGGGCTTCCTGGTTGGCAGCTTTGCTTTTGGCTACTTCGCTGACAG gtttgGCAGGAAGATCAGTTTCCTCGTGTCCAACATCTTGAATGCTGTAGCGGGGATCATATTGGCTGTAGCTCCTAACTACATCTCTGTCCTGGTGATGAGGACCATCTTGGGCTTGGGAGTCAAAGGAAACTGGATGACTGCATATGTGCTGC TGACAGAGATTGTCGGAGTGGAGTACAGACGGACGGTGGGCATCTTGTTCCAGATGTTCTTCAGTGTTGGcgtcctcatcctccctctgcTCGCCTACTTCATCACTGACTGGCGCTGGCTGCAAGTCGTCATCACTGCACCCTACATCTTCTTCCTGGTCTACTACTG GTTCGTCCCAGAGTCTCCAAGGTGGCTCCTCTCACAGAACAGGTCAGCCCAGGCTCAAGAGATCACTGAAGCTATGGCCAAGGAGAACAAGAAGAAACTCTCCAGTGACTTTGAG ACACTGATTAGTGATGAAGGTGATTCCACCTCTGCCTCTTTGCTGGACCTGATCAGAACCCCAAATATGAGAAAACACACTCTTATCCTCATGTTTAATTG GTTCACCAGCGCTGTGGTTTATCAGGGCCTCATCATGCAGGTGGGGATAGCAGGAGGAAATGTCTACATCGACTTCTTCATCTCTGGCCTGGTGGAGTTCCCTGCTGccttcctcatcctcttcaCCATTGAACGCGTCGGTCGACGCCTCCCTTTTGCCATTTCTAACATTGTAGCCGGAGCTTCCTGCATCATTGCTGCTTTCATCCCTGAAA ACATTCACTGGTTAAAAATGGTGGTGGCTTGCATCGGTCGGCTGGGGATCACCATGGCCTTTGAGCTCTTGGTGTTTGTTAACACTGAGCTCTACCCAACGTTTGTCAG GAACCTTGGAGTGTCGGTGTGTTCCAGTCTGTGTGATGTTGGAGGCATCATATCTCCCTTCATGCTCTACAGACTGGCTGCCATCTGGCTGGAGCTGCCACTCATCATCTTCG GAGCTGTGGCGCTCATAGCTGGAGGTTTGGTGTTGCTGCTGCCTGAAACCAGAGGAGTTCCTCTCCCTGAGACCATTGATGATATCGAGTTCCCTAATCA GTGTTCAGCTGGACCCCCCGGACCctga
- the LOC111565455 gene encoding solute carrier family 22 member 2-like isoform X1: MVSFDDILEEVGTFGRCQKRIFALLCLLSLPFAGVYVGIVFQGFTPDHWCRDSAVVERRQACGWSLAESRRLTVPLVNSSGVLQPSTCEQFQVDWNTTDLTCDSKELNLSGVPLTTCKDGWEYDYEGRKSFVTEFDLVCSDGWFVDMYQSTLNLGFLVGSFAFGYFADRFGRKISFLVSNILNAVAGIILAVAPNYISVLVMRTILGLGVKGNWMTAYVLLTEIVGVEYRRTVGILFQMFFSVGVLILPLLAYFITDWRWLQVVITAPYIFFLVYYWFVPESPRWLLSQNRSAQAQEITEAMAKENKKKLSSDFETLISDEGDSTSASLLDLIRTPNMRKHTLILMFNWFTSAVVYQGLIMQVGIAGGNVYIDFFISGLVEFPAAFLILFTIERVGRRLPFAISNIVAGASCIIAAFIPENIHWLKMVVACIGRLGITMAFELLVFVNTELYPTFVRNLGVSVCSSLCDVGGIISPFMLYRLAAIWLELPLIIFGAVALIAGGLVLLLPETRGVPLPETIDDIEFPNQKKENQKLKKPLKSDLTHDKETTV, from the exons ATGGTTAGCTTTGATGACATTCTGGAGGAGGTCGGGACTTTTGGCCGCTGCCAGAAGCGTATCTTCGCTCTGCTCTGCCTCTTGTCATTGCCTTTTGCAGGGGTATATGTTGGCATCGTGTTCCAGGGTTTCACCCCCGATCACTGGTGTCGGGACTCTgcggtggtggagaggaggcaggcaTGTGGATGGAGTCTGGCAGAGAGTCGCAGGCTGACGGTGCCTCTGGTCAACAGCTCTGGAGTCCTGCAGCCGAGCACCTGTGAGCAGTTCCAGGTGGACTGGAACACCACAGATCTCACCTGTGACTCCAAGGAGCTGAACCTGAGTGGAGTTCCACTTACAACATGCAAG GACGGTTGGGAGTATGACTATGAAGGCAGGAAATCCTTTGTTACAGAG TTCGACCTGGTGTGTTCAGATGGATGGTTTGTGGACATGTATCAGTCCACACTCAATTTGGGCTTCCTGGTTGGCAGCTTTGCTTTTGGCTACTTCGCTGACAG gtttgGCAGGAAGATCAGTTTCCTCGTGTCCAACATCTTGAATGCTGTAGCGGGGATCATATTGGCTGTAGCTCCTAACTACATCTCTGTCCTGGTGATGAGGACCATCTTGGGCTTGGGAGTCAAAGGAAACTGGATGACTGCATATGTGCTGC TGACAGAGATTGTCGGAGTGGAGTACAGACGGACGGTGGGCATCTTGTTCCAGATGTTCTTCAGTGTTGGcgtcctcatcctccctctgcTCGCCTACTTCATCACTGACTGGCGCTGGCTGCAAGTCGTCATCACTGCACCCTACATCTTCTTCCTGGTCTACTACTG GTTCGTCCCAGAGTCTCCAAGGTGGCTCCTCTCACAGAACAGGTCAGCCCAGGCTCAAGAGATCACTGAAGCTATGGCCAAGGAGAACAAGAAGAAACTCTCCAGTGACTTTGAG ACACTGATTAGTGATGAAGGTGATTCCACCTCTGCCTCTTTGCTGGACCTGATCAGAACCCCAAATATGAGAAAACACACTCTTATCCTCATGTTTAATTG GTTCACCAGCGCTGTGGTTTATCAGGGCCTCATCATGCAGGTGGGGATAGCAGGAGGAAATGTCTACATCGACTTCTTCATCTCTGGCCTGGTGGAGTTCCCTGCTGccttcctcatcctcttcaCCATTGAACGCGTCGGTCGACGCCTCCCTTTTGCCATTTCTAACATTGTAGCCGGAGCTTCCTGCATCATTGCTGCTTTCATCCCTGAAA ACATTCACTGGTTAAAAATGGTGGTGGCTTGCATCGGTCGGCTGGGGATCACCATGGCCTTTGAGCTCTTGGTGTTTGTTAACACTGAGCTCTACCCAACGTTTGTCAG GAACCTTGGAGTGTCGGTGTGTTCCAGTCTGTGTGATGTTGGAGGCATCATATCTCCCTTCATGCTCTACAGACTGGCTGCCATCTGGCTGGAGCTGCCACTCATCATCTTCG GAGCTGTGGCGCTCATAGCTGGAGGTTTGGTGTTGCTGCTGCCTGAAACCAGAGGAGTTCCTCTCCCTGAGACCATTGATGATATCGAGTTCCCTAATCA gaAGAAGGAGAATcaaaaactgaagaaacctttaaaatcagACCTGACACATGACAAGGAAACAACCgtttga